The genomic DNA TGGTCATGTAGCCGCAGGTGCGGAAGATGTCGTCGAGGTTCGTCACGTGATGGACAGCGCTCGAGATGCGCCACGCGGCGCCCACCGACACGTACGGATCGTAACCGTACACGTCCATGCCCAGGTCGATAGCGATGTTGGCCACTTCGGCCCCGATGGCGCCCAGGCCGATGACGCCCAGCTTCTTGCCCTTCACCTCGCGTCCGGCGAACGCCTTCTTCGCCTTCTCGGCCGCCTTCGCGATGTTCTCGTCGTCGGCGTTGTGCCGGCACCAGGCGATGCCGCCGGCGATGTCGCGGCTGCCCAGCATGAGGCCGCACACCACGATCTCCTTCACGGCGTTCGCGTTCGCGCCGGGGGTGTTGAACACTACGATGCCCTCCTCGGCGCAGCGGTCGAGCGGGATGTTGTTCACGCCGGCGCCGGCGCGGGCGATGGCCAGCAGGCTATCGGGGAACGCGGTGTCGTGCAGCGCGGCGCTGCGCACCAGAACGCCCTCGGCCTGGTCGAGGGCGTCGATGAGCTCGTAGTCGTCGGTGAAGAGATCGGTGCCGTACGCCGAGATGTTGTTGAGGCAGTGGATGTTGCGCATGAGGTCTCCTTCGAGGATGGCGGGCGGCTCCGTTGAAGCGCGGCTCGTCGCCGTTGCTTGCTGCATCCTCCTATAGTGCTCAGGCCGCAACCCGTTGTCAACCACCGTTCAGCCGGTGCGCGCTTTATCTCGGTAAAGCGCGCACCGGCTGCGCCCTCGCGCCGCGCATGGTCGCTCGCGGCGCGAGGGCGGAAACGCTAGTTCTGCGTGGACAGGAAGATCTGCAGCGACATCTGCTCGATCTGGTCCTGCAGGTCCTCCAGCTCGTCGACGTGGCGATCCTCGTCCTTGAGGATGGCTTGCAGCACCTCGCGCGTGGCGTAGTCCAGCACGTTGCCGGCCAGCACGATGGCGTCGTTGTAGTCCTTCACCGTCTGCACTTCCATCGCGTGGTCGTTGTCCACCTGCTCGGGCACGGCGGACCCGATGCTGAACTGGTCGAGCTTGGACACGATGGGCGTACCCTCGAGGAACAGGATGCGCTCGATGAGGCGCTCGGCGTGATGCATCTCGGTGATGGAGCGCTTCTTGAAGCTCTCGCTCAAGCGATCGTAGCCCCAATCCTCGCACATCTCCGCATGCACCATGTACTGGCTGATGGCGGTCAATTCGCCAGCAAGCAGATAGTTCAGCTTATCGATAAGTTCCGGGTTTCCCTTCATGGCAGTGCTCCTTCCGTATGGCACGTTGTTTCGGAGGATCAGCCCTTGAGAGATCCTCGACGTCGGTCATTGTACGGTCGATGAGCTGGCCTGTTCGCTTCCTTACCAATCCGCAGCCGTCCTGTGGCCCTCCCGAAACCTGCGTCCTGCGTTTTTGAAGACCGTGCGAAGGGCGACCGGGGGATTTGACTGATGTGCTAGAATACTCGGCTGGTATTGCTATGGTGGAAGGGACGCATATGTCTGGGCATTCAAAGTGGGCTACAACGAAACATCGCAAGGCGGCGCAGGACGCGAAGCGCTCGGCCTTGTTCTCCAAGCTGTCGCGCAACATCACGGTGGCGGCGAAAGAGGGCGGCGACCCGAATCCCGACAACAACGCATCGCTTGCGGCCGCCATCGAGAAGGCCAAGGGCTACTCCCTGCCGAAAGATAAGATCAAGGTCGCCATCGACAAGGCCTTCGGTTCCGGCAAGGACGCCGCGAACTACGAGACCGTCGTGTACGAGGGCTACGGCCCGGCCGGCATCGCCGTGCTGTGCGAGGCGCTGACCGACAACCGCAACCGCACCGCCGCCGACGTGCGCGCGGCCTTCAGCCATGCGGGCGGCAACCTGGGCACGTCCGGCTCCGTCGCGTTCCAGTTCGAGCGCAAGGGCCAGATCATGGTTCCCAAAGAGGTCGAGACCGGCGACAAGAAGAACCCCGTGAAGCCGAACGGCGCCGCGGCCGACGAGGAGGAGTTCATGCTCGCCGTCGCCGAGGCGGGCGGCGACGACTACGAGGACGCCGATGACGAGTGGATCGTCTACACGTCCCCGAGCGACCTCATGGCCGTGAAGAAGGCGCTCGAGGCAGCCGACGTCGTCACGAAGGGCGCCGAGATGACCATGATGCCCACCACGCCCGCGACGGTGAGCGTCTCCGACGCGAAGAAGGTCATGCGCCTCATCGACCGCCTCGAGGAGCTCGAAGACCTCCAGAA from Eggerthella lenta DSM 2243 includes the following:
- a CDS encoding phosphoglycerate dehydrogenase, whose product is MRNIHCLNNISAYGTDLFTDDYELIDALDQAEGVLVRSAALHDTAFPDSLLAIARAGAGVNNIPLDRCAEEGIVVFNTPGANANAVKEIVVCGLMLGSRDIAGGIAWCRHNADDENIAKAAEKAKKAFAGREVKGKKLGVIGLGAIGAEVANIAIDLGMDVYGYDPYVSVGAAWRISSAVHHVTNLDDIFRTCGYMTIHVPAMDGTIGMIDERACSLMKDGAVFLNFSRDTLVDNAAMAAALDSGKVHAYITDFATPEVMKMERAIVLPHLGASTAEAEDNCAMMAVRELMDYLENGNIANSVNYPACDMGPVPDGLRRVAVLHANVPNAIARITNVFGDAGVNIENMMNKARGENAYTMLDLDAGTPGHPDDAIERLSAIEGVRRVRVVK
- a CDS encoding YebC/PmpR family DNA-binding transcriptional regulator yields the protein MSGHSKWATTKHRKAAQDAKRSALFSKLSRNITVAAKEGGDPNPDNNASLAAAIEKAKGYSLPKDKIKVAIDKAFGSGKDAANYETVVYEGYGPAGIAVLCEALTDNRNRTAADVRAAFSHAGGNLGTSGSVAFQFERKGQIMVPKEVETGDKKNPVKPNGAAADEEEFMLAVAEAGGDDYEDADDEWIVYTSPSDLMAVKKALEAADVVTKGAEMTMMPTTPATVSVSDAKKVMRLIDRLEELEDLQNVYHVMDITDEIAEALDE
- the bfr gene encoding bacterioferritin: MKGNPELIDKLNYLLAGELTAISQYMVHAEMCEDWGYDRLSESFKKRSITEMHHAERLIERILFLEGTPIVSKLDQFSIGSAVPEQVDNDHAMEVQTVKDYNDAIVLAGNVLDYATREVLQAILKDEDRHVDELEDLQDQIEQMSLQIFLSTQN